One genomic window of Pseudomonas sp. LFM046 includes the following:
- a CDS encoding response regulator, producing the protein MRILLVEDHPQLAESVAQVLKGAGWTVDVLHDGVAADLALASEDYALAVLDVGLPRMDGFEVLARLRGRGKTLPVLMLTARGEVKDRVHGLNLGADDYLAKPFELTELEARVKALLRRSVLGGEQQQRCGALVYDLGTRRFTLEGDILSLTSREQSVLEALIARPGRVMSKEQLASQVFGLDEEASPDAIEIYIHRLRKKLEGSAVRIVTFRGLGYLLESQDA; encoded by the coding sequence GTGCGAATCCTGCTGGTCGAAGACCATCCGCAACTTGCCGAAAGCGTTGCCCAGGTGCTCAAGGGCGCGGGCTGGACGGTGGACGTGCTGCATGACGGCGTGGCGGCTGACCTGGCCCTGGCCAGCGAGGATTACGCCCTGGCGGTCCTGGACGTGGGCCTGCCGCGCATGGATGGCTTCGAAGTGCTGGCGCGCCTTCGCGGGCGGGGCAAGACCCTGCCGGTGCTGATGCTCACCGCCCGTGGCGAGGTGAAGGACCGGGTGCACGGCCTCAATCTCGGCGCAGACGATTACCTGGCCAAGCCCTTCGAGCTGACCGAGCTGGAGGCACGGGTGAAGGCGCTGTTGCGCCGCAGTGTGCTTGGCGGCGAACAGCAGCAGCGGTGCGGGGCGCTGGTCTATGACCTGGGGACCCGGCGCTTCACCCTGGAGGGTGACATCCTCAGCCTGACGTCCCGTGAGCAGTCGGTGCTGGAGGCGTTGATCGCCCGGCCGGGGCGGGTGATGAGCAAGGAGCAGCTGGCTTCCCAGGTCTTCGGCCTGGACGAGGAGGCCAGTCCGGACGCCATCGAGATCTACATCCACCGCCTGCGCAAGAAGCTGGAAGGCAGCGCGGTACGCATCGTCACCTTCCGTGGCCTGGGCTACCTGCTGGAGAGCCAGGATGCGTGA
- a CDS encoding sensor histidine kinase, which yields MREAGSLRGRLLRRLALMLGALLLIASSSSYWNARQAADTAYDRTLLASARAIADGLYENDGRLKADVPYVALDVFAYDLAGRIFYQVIDPDGKLVSGYDNLPPPPPGTKRTDDYPALARFYDGEYQGVGVRVVSLLQPVSEPRLNGIAEIRVAETESARERLARGLLVDSLWRLVLLVVVALVLVWLAVSAALRPLNKLRLAVEERQVDDLRPLPEVAVQRELRPLVDALNQFTERLRGLFQRQADFIADASHELRTPLAALKARVDLGLREEDPVIWRSTLEEAAQNTDRLTHLANQLLSLARIESGARAIAEGGAERIELGQLARELGMALAPLAHARGVALALEAEDQAWVMGEPTLLNELLCNLVDNALAHTPNGGNVVLRVAAPAILEVEDDGSGIPPEERDKVFQRFYRRSMQGSGAGLGLAIVGEICQAHQAEISLHDGAAGGLKVRVSFPPA from the coding sequence ATGCGTGAAGCCGGCAGCCTGCGCGGGCGGCTGCTGCGCCGTCTGGCGCTGATGCTGGGCGCCTTGCTGCTGATCGCCAGCTCGAGCTCCTACTGGAACGCCCGCCAGGCCGCCGACACCGCCTATGACCGCACGCTGCTGGCTTCGGCACGGGCCATCGCCGACGGGCTTTACGAGAACGACGGGCGCCTCAAGGCGGACGTGCCCTATGTGGCGCTGGATGTGTTCGCCTACGACCTCGCGGGGCGGATTTTCTACCAGGTGATCGACCCGGACGGGAAACTGGTTTCGGGCTACGACAATCTCCCGCCACCGCCGCCCGGCACCAAGCGCACGGACGATTACCCGGCGCTGGCGCGCTTCTACGATGGCGAGTACCAGGGGGTGGGCGTGCGAGTGGTCAGCCTCTTGCAACCGGTGAGCGAGCCGCGCCTGAACGGTATCGCCGAAATTCGTGTAGCCGAGACTGAAAGCGCCCGCGAGCGTCTTGCCCGTGGCCTGCTGGTGGACAGCCTGTGGCGGTTGGTGCTGCTGGTGGTGGTGGCGCTGGTGCTGGTGTGGCTGGCGGTCAGCGCTGCGCTGCGGCCGCTGAACAAGCTGCGCCTGGCTGTGGAAGAGCGCCAGGTGGATGACCTGCGGCCCTTGCCTGAGGTGGCGGTGCAGCGGGAGCTGCGGCCCCTGGTGGATGCCCTCAACCAGTTCACCGAACGCCTGCGTGGATTGTTCCAGCGCCAGGCGGATTTCATTGCCGATGCGTCCCATGAACTGCGCACACCGCTGGCCGCCCTCAAGGCTCGGGTGGACCTGGGGCTGCGGGAGGAGGACCCGGTGATCTGGCGTTCGACGCTGGAGGAGGCTGCACAGAACACTGATCGGCTGACTCATCTGGCCAACCAGTTGCTGTCCCTGGCGCGCATCGAGAGCGGGGCGCGGGCCATTGCCGAAGGCGGCGCCGAGCGCATCGAACTGGGTCAACTCGCCCGGGAGCTGGGCATGGCCCTGGCGCCCCTGGCCCATGCCCGTGGCGTGGCCCTGGCACTGGAGGCTGAAGATCAGGCCTGGGTGATGGGAGAGCCGACCCTGCTCAATGAACTGCTCTGCAACCTGGTGGATAACGCCCTGGCCCACACGCCCAACGGCGGCAATGTGGTGCTGCGGGTGGCGGCGCCGGCCATTCTGGAGGTGGAGGACGATGGTAGCGGCATCCCGCCCGAGGAGCGCGACAAGGTGTTCCAGCGTTTCTATCGGCGCAGCATGCAGGGGAGTGGCGCCGGCTTGGGCCTGGCGATCGTCGGCGAGATCTGCCAGGCCCATCAGGCGGAAATCAGCCTTCATGATGGCGCGGCGGGCGGGCTCAAGGTGCGGGTGAGTTTTCCGCCGGCATGA
- a CDS encoding transporter substrate-binding domain-containing protein, giving the protein MRALLLALCLLCHGLAAAEEVRLTNGEWAPYLGAHLPYQGVASRIIQEAFALEGVQVRWEFYPWARSMHLAERGERAGTAVWLRSPEREQRFYISDPVVESSYYFFHRKDRPMDWKQVSDLKDLRLGGALGYDYGAEFQQAEHEHRIQVQRLSGEEQGMRMVLAGRLDAFPMDKVVAFALLNDKFSSAERVQMSFHPLPLRTDSLHLMLSREVPGNAELMARFNKGLALLRESGKVAQYLLQVQQPLSLAP; this is encoded by the coding sequence ATGCGTGCACTGCTTCTCGCCCTATGCCTGCTCTGCCACGGCCTCGCCGCCGCGGAAGAAGTGCGCCTGACCAACGGCGAGTGGGCGCCCTACCTGGGAGCCCATCTGCCATATCAAGGGGTGGCGTCGCGCATCATCCAGGAAGCCTTCGCCCTGGAAGGCGTCCAGGTGCGCTGGGAGTTCTATCCCTGGGCCCGCTCGATGCACCTTGCCGAACGAGGTGAACGCGCCGGCACCGCCGTCTGGCTACGCAGCCCGGAGCGGGAGCAACGCTTCTATATCAGCGATCCGGTGGTGGAGAGTTCCTACTACTTCTTCCACCGCAAGGACCGCCCCATGGACTGGAAGCAGGTTTCCGACCTCAAGGACCTGCGCCTGGGCGGCGCCCTGGGCTACGACTACGGGGCAGAGTTCCAGCAGGCGGAACACGAACACCGTATCCAGGTCCAGCGGCTGAGCGGTGAGGAGCAAGGCATGCGCATGGTCCTGGCCGGCAGGCTGGACGCTTTCCCCATGGACAAGGTGGTGGCCTTCGCCCTGCTCAACGATAAGTTCAGCTCCGCCGAGCGCGTTCAGATGAGCTTTCACCCTCTGCCCCTTCGCACCGACAGCCTGCACCTGATGCTGTCCCGCGAAGTGCCCGGCAATGCTGAGCTCATGGCCCGTTTCAACAAGGGCCTCGCCCTGCTGCGCGAAAGTGGCAAGGTCGCTCAGTACCTGCTGCAAGTGCAGCAGCCGCTGAGTCTGGCGCCGTAG
- a CDS encoding OprD family porin translates to MQTAVRRALPPVRILSLVIASCTLAPQAHAEFFKDSSATLEARNIYLNRDYRDGSGQNKREEWAQGFILNLESGYTEGTVGLGLDALGMLGVKLDSGKGRSGTDLLPVQDDGGTPDEYSKLGLTAKVRASKSELRLGTHIPELPVVKASDSRILPQVFEGGLLTSKEISNLTFTGGRLSEVKDRASTNSEDLAISNKNKRFASAATGDHFDLGGADYAFSEHYTGRYYFAELDDVYRQHFFGLLASQPLGTGTLSADLRYAISDDSGQAEAGKVDNRALNGMVSYGLGSHKVGLGYQRMSGDTGYAYIDGSDPFLINFVQINDFANADQRSWQARYDLDFAALGAPGLSFMTRYVTSDHAEVTGSSEEGREWERDIEFKYVVPSGSLKNLTFRARHAGFRSNFARDADELRLIVSYALPIW, encoded by the coding sequence ATGCAAACTGCCGTACGGCGGGCATTGCCCCCTGTTCGCATCCTCAGCCTCGTCATCGCGAGCTGCACCCTCGCCCCCCAGGCCCACGCCGAATTCTTCAAGGACAGCTCGGCCACCCTCGAAGCCCGCAACATCTACCTGAACCGCGACTACCGCGACGGCAGCGGCCAGAACAAACGCGAAGAATGGGCACAAGGCTTCATCCTCAACCTCGAATCCGGCTACACCGAAGGCACCGTCGGACTGGGCCTCGACGCGCTGGGCATGCTCGGCGTCAAGCTGGACTCTGGAAAAGGCCGTAGCGGCACCGACCTGCTGCCGGTGCAGGACGACGGCGGCACCCCGGACGAGTACAGCAAGCTGGGCCTGACCGCCAAGGTCCGCGCCTCGAAGAGCGAGTTGCGCCTGGGCACCCACATCCCCGAACTGCCGGTGGTGAAGGCCAGCGACAGCCGCATCCTGCCCCAGGTGTTCGAGGGCGGCCTGCTCACCTCCAAGGAAATCAGCAACCTGACCTTTACCGGCGGGCGTCTGTCGGAGGTCAAGGACCGCGCCTCCACCAACTCCGAAGACCTGGCCATCAGCAACAAGAACAAGCGCTTCGCCAGTGCCGCGACCGGCGACCACTTCGACCTCGGCGGCGCCGATTACGCCTTCAGCGAGCACTACACCGGCCGCTACTACTTCGCCGAACTGGACGACGTGTACCGCCAGCACTTCTTCGGCCTCCTGGCCAGCCAGCCCCTAGGCACCGGCACCCTGAGCGCCGACCTGCGCTACGCCATCAGCGACGACAGCGGCCAGGCCGAGGCCGGCAAGGTGGACAACCGCGCGCTCAACGGCATGGTCAGCTACGGCCTGGGCAGCCACAAGGTCGGCCTGGGCTACCAGCGCATGAGCGGCGACACCGGCTACGCCTACATCGATGGCAGCGACCCGTTCCTGATCAACTTCGTGCAGATCAACGATTTCGCCAACGCCGACCAGCGTTCCTGGCAGGCCCGCTACGACCTGGACTTCGCCGCCCTGGGCGCTCCCGGCCTGAGCTTCATGACCCGCTACGTCACCAGTGACCACGCCGAGGTCACCGGCAGCAGCGAGGAAGGCCGCGAATGGGAACGCGATATCGAGTTCAAGTACGTGGTGCCCAGCGGCAGCCTGAAGAACCTTACCTTCCGCGCCCGCCACGCCGGATTCCGCTCGAACTTCGCCCGCGATGCGGATGAATTGCGCCTGATCGTCAGCTACGCCCTGCCGATCTGGTGA